One Sulfurimonas sp. HSL-3221 genomic window, AGGAGGAGATCCGCATCCGCGAAGCGGCGGAGAAGGCGCTTAAATCTGCGAACGAGCGCTTGAAGGCCCTGAGCCGCCTGGATGTACTGACCGGTATCGCGAACCGGCGTTCGTTCCAGGAGCACCTGACGGAGCACTGGTCGATCTGCGTACGCGAACATCTCCCGCTTTCGCTCATCATCTGCGACATCGACAATTTTAAACGGGTCAACGACACTTACGGGCACCCTGCCGGCGACGTCGTGATCCATACGATTGCCGAGATCCTCGGCAGCGAGATCAAGCGCGCGTCGGATCTGGTGGCGCGATACGGCGGCGAAGAGTTTGCCATCATTCTTTTCAATACGGGGCATGAAGATGCCCTGGCCCTGGTCAAACGGCTCCAGGAGAAAGTGTGGAATATGCCGCAACTGCCTCCCCCGGCGGAGTCAGTGCGCGGCGTAAGCCTCAGTTTCGGCTACTGTTCGCTGGTGCCGGGGCCTGCGGACAGTATTTCCAAGTGTATTTCCGCGGCGGACGAGGGGCTTTACAGGGCGAAGAAAGCGGGACGGAACCGCATCGTGTACGGCGGGGGCGATCCGGCCTAGTCTACTCCGTCACGTGGTGTTTGGAGAGTTTCCGGATCACCGTATCGACCTGGGCAGTGGTCATGGCATGGTGGGGTTTGATGACGTTGCTGATATAGGCGATTTCCGTCACGGTGACACCGTAGGGATCTTTCTTGACGGAGTGGGGACGGCCGTTGCGCTCGGTGATCAGCTCCAGGTTCTTGCGGCTGTGGGAGAGGAAAAAGTTGAGGATATAGCCGCCGGTGTGCTCTTTTTCGACCGCGATATAGGCCCGGGCGTCGTTCGGATTGGCAACGCTTGGGAAGCGCTCTTTGAAGGCGTCGGGTTCCATGTAGCCGATGTACATTTTGACGAAAAGGTCGTGGTAGCGTTGCACGGTATTGGAGAAGAGGAACTGGGTATTGATCACCCCGTTTTTGATCCGCGTTTTGTTCAGCACCCACCCCAGGGTGTTGTAGTAGCGGAACGGGTGGATTTTGAGATCTTCCGTTCCGACGATCTGCGATCCGCTGATGCGTTTGAAGGGTTTGCGGCGAGGACGTTTCTCCTGTTTGAGCCACTCGAATACGCTCGCGGCGCTGTAGGGTTTGGTGACCCAGGCCGTCGCATACTCGGGCAGGGTGCTCAGCCCCGTCACCCCTTCATTCAGGACCAGGAGGGCCTTGATGTCGTAGTGGGGAAAGAGGGTCTGCAGCAGTGCGCGTTTTTTCCGCATGCGCTTGCGCAGATTCGTCACCGAGCCCACCAGGGTCATCTCGACGAAGTAGAGCTCCTTCTCCGTAAAGAACATCGCATCGAATTCGCCGATCTCGTTGCGTTTGATGCGGTAGACGATCTGCCCCTTCCAGTTGACGGAGAGGGCGTTGGGCTGGGCCTTCGTACGTTTTTTGTGGGGCCCTTTGACGATGAACTGCTTAATGAATTTGTGCTGCTTGGCATAGCGCAGCAGCATCTCGTAGGCGTAGTTTTCGAAGACTTCGCCCTCAAAGGAGCGGTACGCGCTCATGAAGGCGTCGCTGTCGGGCCCGAGCCCCTTTTTGACGAGGGAGAGCAGGTGCTTGACGTGGTAGTCGTAGTAGAGAAGGTTATCGCCCAGTTCACTGTCATCGAGGTTGGCGATGGCTTTGCTGATTTTGGGCAATACGACTCCTTTTCCGGGGCACCTTCGGTTTTTGGGGACATTATAGAGAAAGTCGGCTGTGAGTTCGCGAAAGCCATAAAGGGTTTAACTTCAAAGGGTATAATGGAAGCATGAAGAAACGACATACCTTGATCATGGCAACGGCGGCGTTTTTTGCCCTGCTGAGCGGATGCGGACCGGTCGAAGATGTGCAGACGCAGGATAACAATACCATCGACCTGCCGACGACGCCGGCAAACAACTGCCCGGCGGGTTCCTACTCCGAAAACGCTTTCGGATGCTACGGCAGCAGCGTCCTCTTCCCGAGCGCGACGGGGGAGACGGTGGCCGAGGACGTGTGGAGCATCTACTCCCAGAGCAACACGGACCGCACCGACGGCATCGTCTTTTATGACCGTTACCAGTACGGTTACAGCTTTCTGGCGGACGGGTTCGGTTTCCAGCAAAACAGGTCCGACGGCTACAGCAGCTACTGGGAGTGGGGTGTCGCCGCGACCGGGAACCCGCTCACCGTCGGCAATTATGACGGGGTGACCCACCAGTACACCTCCACGGGCCAGGGGTATCAGGGGCAGCCGAACTGCTACGAGGTGACCGACAACGGCCAGACCCTGAAGCTCTGCCATGAAACGCTGCAGAATCAGGATGCCAATGTGTCGACGTCGGGCTACTATTACGGCCCGACGGTCAAATTCGGGAACCTGCTCAACTATAACTTCGTCGTCGTGGGGACCTGGACGATTTCGGGTTATTCGGGCAATACGGCGCCGTCGGAGACGCTCTACTTCAGCGAAAACGGGACGATATCGACCGGCAGCGGCGGCGAGTGGGGCGTCAGTGCTGACGGTAAAATAATGGAGATAGCAGGGGTGCGCTATCTCGTCTTTCAATACCTCGAGGGCACTGACGCGAACTGTATCGCGACCATCGAACTCTCCGGCGGAACCGCTACTTCTACGCTTTGGAAGATGTGTAAACTGTAGCAGACGCCTCCTCTCCGGCCGGCGGCCGGTGCTTTCGTTTTCACTCCCGCGCCGAACGGCATCAATTTGCTCTTGTTTCCTCATCTGAAATAGATTATGATTGCTACATATAGTCTCGGAGGAATACGATGAAGTATGATGACGATGATGCTTCGGCCGGCAGGGGAAACCCTGTTCCCTATGATGATGATGACGATGCGGCGGTGCCGCGGAAAAAGAGACCCGCAAAAGAGGAGTCCGAAGAGGAGCTTCCCAATGAAAAAAGAGGCTATACGGACCGCGAACGCGATATGATCGAGGCGTGGCTGAAGACGCATAAACCGACGCGGGATTCATCGGAAGATGAAGAGGAGTAAAACTTCTGACGGTCGATGCTACTGTAGAGGTGCCGAAGGGCGTAAAATGTTTCTATGAGTGATGGTGTGTTCAAAGCGGGATAAAATAAAGAGGTGATGGATATGGCAGACAGGAAGGGATTCGAACCCTCGAAGCTGTTACACTTACACGCGTTCCAGGCGTGCGCCTTCAACCGCTCGGCCACCTGTCTACATTTTTTGAAGACCCGCATTATACCCGATCAATCCTCAATTTAGTTTTAAACGAAGCAGCTAGACAGAGGTATCGGCTCCGAAGTCGCTATAATTCCATTTATTAAAAGGTTGAAAAGACCTGAATAGCGGAGAGAGACGTGTTGGAATACGATATTATCGTCGTCGGCGGCGGTCACGCCGGTATCGAAGCCTCCCTTGCGGCGGCACGCATGGGCAAGAAGACCCTGCTGGTCTCCATGCTGGCCGAACAGGTGGGGGCGACGTCATGCAACCCGGCCGTCGGCGGATTGGCGAAGGGGCACCTGGTCAGAGAACTTGATGCCCTCGGCGGCGAAATGGGACTGCTCACTGACGAGGCGGGGATCCAGTACCGTATCCTCAACGCCGCCAAAGGCCCCGCCGTACGCGGCAGCCGGGCGCAGATCGATATGGACAAGTACCGCATCGCCGCGCGCAACGTCATTTTGAACACCCCGAACCTTGACCTGCTGCAGGAAACCGTCGAGTCGCTGCTGGCCGAGGGGCAGACGGTGACTGGCGTGCGAACGAACCTGCTCAACGAGTACCGCGCCAAACGCGTTGTCCTCACGACGGGGACCTTCCTCAAAGGGGTGGTACATATCGGCGAGGTGAAACAGACTGCGGGCCGTTTCGGGGAGTTCTCGGCGGAGAACCTCTCCGATTCGCTGCGCCTCCTCGGTCTCAAGGTCGGCCGCCTCAAAACGGGCACGTGCCCCCGCGTCGATTCCAAGACGATCGATTTCTCCGTGATGGAGCAGCAGCCCGGCGACGAACTGCCGAACCCCTTCAGTTTCCGGACCGACCGCGAGACGTTCGCCGAAGAGAAGCAGCAGCTCCCCTGTTACATCGCCTACACGAACGAGGATACGCACGGTATCATCGAAGGCAATTTCCACCGCGCCCCGCTCTTCACCGGCCAGATCGAGGGCATAGGCCCCCGCTACTGCCCCAGCATCGAGGACAAGATCAACCGCTTCCGGGACAAAGAGCGTCACCACCTCTTCATCGAACCGCAGACGGAGGAGAATACGGAGTGCTACATCAATGGGATGAGCACGTCGCTTCCGCCCGACGTTCAGCAGGCGATGGTCCACTCCGTGCGCGGCATGGAGAACGCGAAGATCGTCCGCTACGGCTATGCCATCGAGTACGACTACGTTGACCCGACGGAGCTGAAGCACTCCCTGGAGACAAAGAAAGTCAGCCACCTTTTCCTCGCCGGGCAGATCAACGGGACGACGGGCTACGAAGAGGCGGCGGCCCAGGGGCTGATGGCCGGCATCAACGCCGCGCTCTCGCTGGATGGGCGGGAGCCGCTGGTACTGGGCCGCGACGAAGCCTACATCGGTGTCCTGATCGACGACCTCGTCACCAAGGGAACGAAGGAGCCCTACCGCATGTTCACCTCCCGCGCCGAGTACCGTCTGCTGCTGCGCGAAGAAACTGCCGATATCCGCCTGGGCAAATACGGCCACGATGCGGGACTCATCGACGATGCGACCTTTGAGAAGTTCGAGGCGAAACGGCTGCAGATCGAGGAGGGGATGGCCCTGATCAACGCGACGGAGTACACACCCAACAAGGAGTTCCTCGCCTTTCTCGAGAGCATCGAAGAGGAGCGTGTAACGGACAAGATCA contains:
- the mnmG gene encoding tRNA uridine-5-carboxymethylaminomethyl(34) synthesis enzyme MnmG codes for the protein MEYDIIVVGGGHAGIEASLAAARMGKKTLLVSMLAEQVGATSCNPAVGGLAKGHLVRELDALGGEMGLLTDEAGIQYRILNAAKGPAVRGSRAQIDMDKYRIAARNVILNTPNLDLLQETVESLLAEGQTVTGVRTNLLNEYRAKRVVLTTGTFLKGVVHIGEVKQTAGRFGEFSAENLSDSLRLLGLKVGRLKTGTCPRVDSKTIDFSVMEQQPGDELPNPFSFRTDRETFAEEKQQLPCYIAYTNEDTHGIIEGNFHRAPLFTGQIEGIGPRYCPSIEDKINRFRDKERHHLFIEPQTEENTECYINGMSTSLPPDVQQAMVHSVRGMENAKIVRYGYAIEYDYVDPTELKHSLETKKVSHLFLAGQINGTTGYEEAAAQGLMAGINAALSLDGREPLVLGRDEAYIGVLIDDLVTKGTKEPYRMFTSRAEYRLLLREETADIRLGKYGHDAGLIDDATFEKFEAKRLQIEEGMALINATEYTPNKEFLAFLESIEEERVTDKISAQQLIARKSFTREKMLKLLPELEKYDPYIQEQIMIDAKYARYVEKQLDEIEKMKKNISIKIPEGFDFASVKGLSNEIVEKLKTFNPPTLQAASQISGVTPAAIEILHIYIKMAQKKAAG